The following proteins come from a genomic window of Gossypium raimondii isolate GPD5lz chromosome 5, ASM2569854v1, whole genome shotgun sequence:
- the LOC105769371 gene encoding pentatricopeptide repeat-containing protein At1g77360, mitochondrial, producing the protein MGKDKKRSHSQRSSSPPKPPNFPSYQTAPNLNPKVRLLCEIISTTPSPAVETLLQDTGLRITQVDVENVLKFSYSFPSQAVKFFRWSGHQLQHHHSPYSWNLVVDLLGKNGLFDAMWDAVKSMKNEGLVSLATFASVFSSYVSFDKVKEAVLTFEVMDQYGCVRDIVALNTLISAICREGKTIDGLEFLSVAKSRIRPDLDSYAILLEGWEKEGNASLAKTTFDEMVAEVGWDPGNVPAYDSFLSTLIKGKDGVNEALKYIDILHQRKCYPGIKFFRDVLEDFQKVGNVRGAELIWKAMVEKVGIRPDTEMYNLMIELYCSKNYTDTAKKMLDEMVFAGAFPDMQSYNLLFHFLIKNRKLKDASVLFNEMVKNEFFPSKTDCIAAVKIFLDIGDPYVAVKVWKFMIENYDSDLDETGNLLINGLRDANMLPEAVKYAEDMIEKGIKVTSATLSRLKHSLSREKKDGVYEELLRKWKSS; encoded by the coding sequence ATGGGCAAAGACAAGAAAAGATCACATTCCCAGCGCTCCTCTTCGCCCCCTAAACCCCCAAATTTCCCTTCATACCAAACCGCCCCTAACCTCAACCCCAAAGTCAGACTCCTCTGCGAAATTATTTCCACCACCCCTTCCCCCGCCGTCGAAACCCTTCTTCAAGACACCGGCCTCCGTATCACCCAGGTCGACGTCGAAAACGTCCTCAAATTCTCCTACTCCTTCCCTTCCCAAGCCGTCAAGTTCTTCCGTTGGTCTGGCCACCAACTCCAACACCACCATTCGCCTTATTCCTGGAACCTCGTCGTAGACTTGTTGGGTAAGAACGGTCTCTTTGATGCTATGTGGGACGCCGTTAAGTCCATGAAAAATGAAGGGTTAGTTTCTTTGGCTACTTTCGCTTCCGTTTTTAGTAGTTATGTTAGTTTTGATAAAGTTAAGGAAGCTGTTTTGACTTTCGAAGTTATGGACCAGTACGGCTGTGTTAGGgatatcgttgctttgaatactttgATTAGTGCTATTTGTAGGGAAGGTAAAACCATTGATGGTTTGGAGTTTCTAAGCGTAGCTAAATCTAGGATTAGGCCGGATTTGGATAGTTATGCTATCTTGCTAGAAGGGTGGGAGAAAGAAGGGAATGCTAGTTTGGCTAAAACTACTTTCGATGAGATGGTTGCTGAAGTAGGGTGGGATCCCGGTAATGTACCGGCTTATGATTCGTTTTTGAGTACTTTGATTAAGGGGAAGGATGGGGTTAATGAGGCTTTGAAATATATTGATATACTGCACCAGAGGAAGTGTTATCCGGGGATCAAGTTTTTTAGGGATGTACTTGAGGATTTTCAGAAAGTCGGTAATGTTAGGGGAGCTGAGTTGATTTGGAAGGCAATGGTGGAGAAAGTTGGGATTAGGCCGGATACAGAGATGTATAATTTGATGATCGAGTTGTACTGTTCCAAGAATTATACAGATACAGCGAAGAAGATGTTGGATGAAATGGTTTTCGCTGGGGCATTTCCAGATATGCAATCATATAACTTGCTATTTCATTTCCTGATCAAGAATAGGAAGTTGAAGGATGCTTCAGTGCTGTTCAACGAGATGgttaaaaatgagtttttccCAAGTAAAACAGATTGCATTGCGGCGGTTAAGATTTTTCTTGACATTGGGGACCCTTATGTGGCTGTAAAAGTTTGGAAATTCATGATAGAGAATTATGATTCTGATTTGGATGAGACTGGAAATCTGCTGATTAATGGGCTTCGTGATGCAAACATGCTTCCTGAGGCAGTTAAGTATGCTGAGGATATGATTGAGAAAGGAATCAAGGTCACCTCAGCCACATTGTCAAGGCTGAAACACAGCCTTAGCCGAGAAAAAAAGGATGGGGTATATGAAGAACTTTTAAGAAAATGGAAATCCTCTTAG